A portion of the Hoplias malabaricus isolate fHopMal1 chromosome 1, fHopMal1.hap1, whole genome shotgun sequence genome contains these proteins:
- the flt3 gene encoding receptor-type tyrosine-protein kinase FLT3 isoform X1, whose protein sequence is MMQLRKYIVFVVFIVLQWIALVCSDGSKNEDVPACVSNEPTVMCILLKVYQQDSWKVEVHAEKMVEIHSLENGTGTTTQCFWLQRETDNLLPVQSFKRDMDGVYPAVCGNSNHTVNISVRIVPEQRQPSVPQLTVLEREKNSAAFRCASEGNPKPSLTWYANYSKWDSYKRLQEAEGSGKEKTVIIRNAYNSPNKNIQCCASNLEGNACAQIFHYELGKSLPQTEAPLILVNPGQSLALRCRCRKEGANKGRISWYFNDTKLSGIRTTEENAVLEYFSIESVSVQDSGEYVCKSEDGLKKAMQLQVHEGDFIEILDLKENIRIQETERATFCFQAQVRSYPKVQCHWIKPNGTKVQCHDAQELWGNSTFKLCNPDPGIYQIQLKAGGKLVTKNMSVCVTNTPKFSILQDFVQVTCKVYSSQPLSLSWKTCPLTAKCTDSAMWKETDISLQEYPDSDQFCQKKINISKAYSELKGHSVKCCLTNLNGFHCSDEILVKAPFMDLREYIVICSVLVFVMLVIFIMLVHFIHKKKPGYKPQLQMIQMVGPSDNDYIYIDFRDFKYDQKLEFPRENLELGKELGSGAFGMVVQATAYGISKPGVSMQVAVKMLKDKHQAVEKEALMSELKMLSHIGHHANIVNLMGACTGSGPIYLIFQYCCHGDLLNYLKNKREHFYKYLADAFDKERFSSLYQNFQRKRNSSRIVQSEDNSYMHMAPAMKEQDALIYTTMELTEDIFESEEEDLPTITYGDLLSFSYQVAKGMEFLSSKNCIHRDLAARNILVTCGRLVKIGDFGLARDIENDSNYVVRGNARLPVKWMAPESIFKGMYTMQSDVWAYGILLWEIFSLGVTPYPGIKVDNNFYAMIERGFQMERPFYASESVYKVMSQCWCLDPRDRPSFSKLVAFMEYQLNDVEEQLYFNVGGKQNGDSIYKNTPVSLELTELAKDDNTCQMDSYYKAEATEEDPLTEKETEETETFI, encoded by the exons GGAAAATGGTACAGGAACTACTACACAATGTTTCTGGCTACAAAG agaaacagacaattTGCTTCCAGTACAGAGCTTTAAAAGAGACATGGATGGGGTGTACCCTGCAGTCTGTGGCAATTCAAACCACACTGTAAACATCTCAGTTCGCATAGTCCCAGAACAGC GGCAACCATCTGTTCCACAACTAAcagtgttagagagagaaaaaaactctGCTGCCTTCAGATGTGCCTCAGAGGGAAACCCAAAACCAAGTCTAACGTGGTACGCAAACTATAGCAAATG GGATTCCTATAAACGTCTACAAGAAGCAGAAGGCTCAGGAAAGGAAAAAACAGTTATCATTCGTAATGCGTATAACAGCCccaataaaaacatacagtgcTGCGCCAGTAATTTGGAGGGAAACGCATGTGCCCAGATTTTTCATTACG AGCTTGGAAAGTCTTTACCACAAACAGAAGCTCCTTTGATTCTGGTGAACCCTGGACAGTCGCTTGCTCTCCGATGTAGATGTAGAAAAGAAGGTGCAAATAAAGGCCGTATCTCATGGTACTTCAACGATACAAAG CTCAGTGGAATAAGAACAACTGAAGAGAATGCAGTGCTTGAGTATTTTTCTATCGAATCAGTAAGTGTGCAAGACAGTGGAGAATATGTTTGCAAAAGTGAGGATGGACTAAAAAAAGCTATGCAGCTCCAAGTTCATG AGGGGGACTTCATTGAAATTCTGGACCTGAAGGAAAACATCAGGAttcaggagacagagagagcaacaTTCTGCTTTCAAGCCCAAGTGCGCTCTTACCCAAAGGTGCAGTGCCATTGGATTAAACCAAATGGAACCAAAGTACAGTGCCACGACGCACAAGAACTCTGGGGGAACAG CACGTTTAAACTGTGTAACCCAGACCCAGGCATCTATCAGATACAACTGAAAGCTGGTGGAAAGCTGGTCACAAAGAATATGTCCGTCTGTGTCACAA ACACTCCTAAGTTTAGTATACTCCAAGACTTTGTCCAAGTCACCTGCAAGGTCTACAGCTCACAACCTCTCAGCCTGTCCTGGAAGACCTGTCCATTAACGGCAAA GTGTACAGACTCTGCAATGTGGAAAGAGACAGACATAAGTCTACAAGAATATCCAGATTCAGACCAGTTCTGCCAGAAGAAAATCAACATCTCTAAAGCCTACAGTGAACTGAAGGGCCACTCAGTGAAGTGCTGTCTCACAAATTTGAACGGCTTCCACTGCAGTGATGAAATCCTAGTGAAAGCAC CCTTCATGGACCTCAGGGAATATATAGTGATTTGTTCTGTGCTTGTCTTTGTTATGCTGGTCATCTTCATCATGCTGGTCCATTTCATCCACAAGAAG AAACCAGGGTATAAACCTCAGCTGCAGATGATTCAAATGGTGGGACCGTCTGATAATGATTACATCTATATTGACTTCAGGGATTTTAAATATGACCAGAAACTGGAGTTTCCTCGCGAGAACCTGGAACTGG GGAAAGAGCTGGGATCTGGAGCTTTTGGGATGGTTGTGCAGGCTACAGCCTATGGCATCAGCAAACCAGGAGTGTCTATGCAGGTTGCAGTGAAAATGCTAAAAG ACAAGCACCAGGCAGTGGAGAAAGAAGCCCTGATGTCGGAACTGAAGATGCTGTCGCATATTGGGCATCATGCCAACATTGTGAACCTGATGGGGGCATGCACTGGCTCAG GTCCCATTTACTTGATCTTTCAATACTGCTGTCATGGAGACCTCCTGAACTAcctgaaaaacaaaagagagCATTTCTACAAGTATCTGGCAGATGCTTTTGACAAAGAAAGATTCAGCAGCCTCTACCAGAACTTCCAGAGGAAGAGAAACTCCAG CAGGATTGTTCAGTCGGAAGACAATTCATACATGCACATGGCCCCAGCGATGAAGGAACAAGATGCACTCATTTACACCACCATGGAATTAACTGAAG ATATATTTGAAAGTGAAGAAGAGGACCTGCCGACTATCACCTACGGTGACCTACTGAGTTTCTCATATCAAGTTGCTAAGGGCATGGAATTCCTTTCCTCCAAAAAT TGCATTCACAGAGATCTGGCAGCTAGAAATATTTTAGTGACCTGTGGCAGACTGGTAAAAATTGGTGACTTTGGTCTCGCTCGAGATATTGAAAATGACTCCAACTACGTGGTGAGAGGAAAT gCACGTTTACCAGTCAAATGGATGGCACCTGAGAGTATTTTCAAAGGCATGTACACCATGCAGAGTGACGTCTGGGCCTACGGCATCCTGCTTTGGGAGATATTCTCTCTGG GTGTGACTCCATATCCTGGTATAAAAGTGGATAACAACTTCTATGCAATGATTGAGAGAGGATTCCAGATGGAGAGACCCTTTTACGCCTCTGAGTCTGT GTACAAGGTGATGAGCCAATGTTGGTGTCTGGATCCTAGAGACCGCCCCTCATTCTCCAAACTGGTGGCTTTTATGGAATACCAGCTGAATGATGTTGAAGAACAG CTCTACTTCAATGTTGGAGGGAAGCAAAATGGTGATTCCATATACAAGAACACTCCTGTGAGTTTGGAACTCACTGAATTGGCAAAAGACGACAACACCTGTCAGATGGACTCATACTACAAAGCTGAAGCAACTGAAGAGGATCCACTCACAGAAAAGGAAACAGAGGAAACAGAGACTTTCATTTAA
- the flt3 gene encoding receptor-type tyrosine-protein kinase FLT3 isoform X3, translating into MDGVYPAVCGNSNHTVNISVRIVPEQRQPSVPQLTVLEREKNSAAFRCASEGNPKPSLTWYANYSKWDSYKRLQEAEGSGKEKTVIIRNAYNSPNKNIQCCASNLEGNACAQIFHYELGKSLPQTEAPLILVNPGQSLALRCRCRKEGANKGRISWYFNDTKLSGIRTTEENAVLEYFSIESVSVQDSGEYVCKSEDGLKKAMQLQVHEGDFIEILDLKENIRIQETERATFCFQAQVRSYPKVQCHWIKPNGTKVQCHDAQELWGNSTFKLCNPDPGIYQIQLKAGGKLVTKNMSVCVTNTPKFSILQDFVQVTCKVYSSQPLSLSWKTCPLTAKCTDSAMWKETDISLQEYPDSDQFCQKKINISKAYSELKGHSVKCCLTNLNGFHCSDEILVKAPFMDLREYIVICSVLVFVMLVIFIMLVHFIHKKKPGYKPQLQMIQMVGPSDNDYIYIDFRDFKYDQKLEFPRENLELGKELGSGAFGMVVQATAYGISKPGVSMQVAVKMLKDKHQAVEKEALMSELKMLSHIGHHANIVNLMGACTGSGPIYLIFQYCCHGDLLNYLKNKREHFYKYLADAFDKERFSSLYQNFQRKRNSSRIVQSEDNSYMHMAPAMKEQDALIYTTMELTEDIFESEEEDLPTITYGDLLSFSYQVAKGMEFLSSKNCIHRDLAARNILVTCGRLVKIGDFGLARDIENDSNYVVRGNARLPVKWMAPESIFKGMYTMQSDVWAYGILLWEIFSLGVTPYPGIKVDNNFYAMIERGFQMERPFYASESVYKVMSQCWCLDPRDRPSFSKLVAFMEYQLNDVEEQLYFNVGGKQNGDSIYKNTPVSLELTELAKDDNTCQMDSYYKAEATEEDPLTEKETEETETFI; encoded by the exons ATGGATGGGGTGTACCCTGCAGTCTGTGGCAATTCAAACCACACTGTAAACATCTCAGTTCGCATAGTCCCAGAACAGC GGCAACCATCTGTTCCACAACTAAcagtgttagagagagaaaaaaactctGCTGCCTTCAGATGTGCCTCAGAGGGAAACCCAAAACCAAGTCTAACGTGGTACGCAAACTATAGCAAATG GGATTCCTATAAACGTCTACAAGAAGCAGAAGGCTCAGGAAAGGAAAAAACAGTTATCATTCGTAATGCGTATAACAGCCccaataaaaacatacagtgcTGCGCCAGTAATTTGGAGGGAAACGCATGTGCCCAGATTTTTCATTACG AGCTTGGAAAGTCTTTACCACAAACAGAAGCTCCTTTGATTCTGGTGAACCCTGGACAGTCGCTTGCTCTCCGATGTAGATGTAGAAAAGAAGGTGCAAATAAAGGCCGTATCTCATGGTACTTCAACGATACAAAG CTCAGTGGAATAAGAACAACTGAAGAGAATGCAGTGCTTGAGTATTTTTCTATCGAATCAGTAAGTGTGCAAGACAGTGGAGAATATGTTTGCAAAAGTGAGGATGGACTAAAAAAAGCTATGCAGCTCCAAGTTCATG AGGGGGACTTCATTGAAATTCTGGACCTGAAGGAAAACATCAGGAttcaggagacagagagagcaacaTTCTGCTTTCAAGCCCAAGTGCGCTCTTACCCAAAGGTGCAGTGCCATTGGATTAAACCAAATGGAACCAAAGTACAGTGCCACGACGCACAAGAACTCTGGGGGAACAG CACGTTTAAACTGTGTAACCCAGACCCAGGCATCTATCAGATACAACTGAAAGCTGGTGGAAAGCTGGTCACAAAGAATATGTCCGTCTGTGTCACAA ACACTCCTAAGTTTAGTATACTCCAAGACTTTGTCCAAGTCACCTGCAAGGTCTACAGCTCACAACCTCTCAGCCTGTCCTGGAAGACCTGTCCATTAACGGCAAA GTGTACAGACTCTGCAATGTGGAAAGAGACAGACATAAGTCTACAAGAATATCCAGATTCAGACCAGTTCTGCCAGAAGAAAATCAACATCTCTAAAGCCTACAGTGAACTGAAGGGCCACTCAGTGAAGTGCTGTCTCACAAATTTGAACGGCTTCCACTGCAGTGATGAAATCCTAGTGAAAGCAC CCTTCATGGACCTCAGGGAATATATAGTGATTTGTTCTGTGCTTGTCTTTGTTATGCTGGTCATCTTCATCATGCTGGTCCATTTCATCCACAAGAAG AAACCAGGGTATAAACCTCAGCTGCAGATGATTCAAATGGTGGGACCGTCTGATAATGATTACATCTATATTGACTTCAGGGATTTTAAATATGACCAGAAACTGGAGTTTCCTCGCGAGAACCTGGAACTGG GGAAAGAGCTGGGATCTGGAGCTTTTGGGATGGTTGTGCAGGCTACAGCCTATGGCATCAGCAAACCAGGAGTGTCTATGCAGGTTGCAGTGAAAATGCTAAAAG ACAAGCACCAGGCAGTGGAGAAAGAAGCCCTGATGTCGGAACTGAAGATGCTGTCGCATATTGGGCATCATGCCAACATTGTGAACCTGATGGGGGCATGCACTGGCTCAG GTCCCATTTACTTGATCTTTCAATACTGCTGTCATGGAGACCTCCTGAACTAcctgaaaaacaaaagagagCATTTCTACAAGTATCTGGCAGATGCTTTTGACAAAGAAAGATTCAGCAGCCTCTACCAGAACTTCCAGAGGAAGAGAAACTCCAG CAGGATTGTTCAGTCGGAAGACAATTCATACATGCACATGGCCCCAGCGATGAAGGAACAAGATGCACTCATTTACACCACCATGGAATTAACTGAAG ATATATTTGAAAGTGAAGAAGAGGACCTGCCGACTATCACCTACGGTGACCTACTGAGTTTCTCATATCAAGTTGCTAAGGGCATGGAATTCCTTTCCTCCAAAAAT TGCATTCACAGAGATCTGGCAGCTAGAAATATTTTAGTGACCTGTGGCAGACTGGTAAAAATTGGTGACTTTGGTCTCGCTCGAGATATTGAAAATGACTCCAACTACGTGGTGAGAGGAAAT gCACGTTTACCAGTCAAATGGATGGCACCTGAGAGTATTTTCAAAGGCATGTACACCATGCAGAGTGACGTCTGGGCCTACGGCATCCTGCTTTGGGAGATATTCTCTCTGG GTGTGACTCCATATCCTGGTATAAAAGTGGATAACAACTTCTATGCAATGATTGAGAGAGGATTCCAGATGGAGAGACCCTTTTACGCCTCTGAGTCTGT GTACAAGGTGATGAGCCAATGTTGGTGTCTGGATCCTAGAGACCGCCCCTCATTCTCCAAACTGGTGGCTTTTATGGAATACCAGCTGAATGATGTTGAAGAACAG CTCTACTTCAATGTTGGAGGGAAGCAAAATGGTGATTCCATATACAAGAACACTCCTGTGAGTTTGGAACTCACTGAATTGGCAAAAGACGACAACACCTGTCAGATGGACTCATACTACAAAGCTGAAGCAACTGAAGAGGATCCACTCACAGAAAAGGAAACAGAGGAAACAGAGACTTTCATTTAA
- the flt3 gene encoding receptor-type tyrosine-protein kinase FLT3 isoform X2: MMQLRKYIVFVVFIVLQWIALVCSDGSKNEDVPACVSNEPTVMCILLKVYQQDSWKVEVHAEKMVEIHSLENGTGTTTQCFWLQRETDNLLPVQSFKRDMDGVYPAVCGNSNHTVNISVRIVPEQRQPSVPQLTVLEREKNSAAFRCASEGNPKPSLTWYANYSKWDSYKRLQEAEGSGKEKTVIIRNAYNSPNKNIQCCASNLEGNACAQIFHYELGKSLPQTEAPLILVNPGQSLALRCRCRKEGANKGRISWYFNDTKLSGIRTTEENAVLEYFSIESVSVQDSGEYVCKSEDGLKKAMQLQVHEGDFIEILDLKENIRIQETERATFCFQAQVRSYPKVQCHWIKPNGTKVQCHDAQELWGNSTFKLCNPDPGIYQIQLKAGGKLVTKNMSVCVTNTPKFSILQDFVQVTCKVYSSQPLSLSWKTCPLTAKCTDSAMWKETDISLQEYPDSDQFCQKKINISKAYSELKGHSVKCCLTNLNGFHCSDEILVKAPFMDLREYIVICSVLVFVMLVIFIMLVHFIHKKKPGYKPQLQMIQMVGPSDNDYIYIDFRDFKYDQKLEFPRENLELGKELGSGAFGMVVQATAYGISKPGVSMQVAVKMLKDKHQAVEKEALMSELKMLSHIGHHANIVNLMGACTGSGPIYLIFQYCCHGDLLNYLKNKREHFYKYLADAFDKERFSSLYQNFQRKRNSRIVQSEDNSYMHMAPAMKEQDALIYTTMELTEDIFESEEEDLPTITYGDLLSFSYQVAKGMEFLSSKNCIHRDLAARNILVTCGRLVKIGDFGLARDIENDSNYVVRGNARLPVKWMAPESIFKGMYTMQSDVWAYGILLWEIFSLGVTPYPGIKVDNNFYAMIERGFQMERPFYASESVYKVMSQCWCLDPRDRPSFSKLVAFMEYQLNDVEEQLYFNVGGKQNGDSIYKNTPVSLELTELAKDDNTCQMDSYYKAEATEEDPLTEKETEETETFI, from the exons GGAAAATGGTACAGGAACTACTACACAATGTTTCTGGCTACAAAG agaaacagacaattTGCTTCCAGTACAGAGCTTTAAAAGAGACATGGATGGGGTGTACCCTGCAGTCTGTGGCAATTCAAACCACACTGTAAACATCTCAGTTCGCATAGTCCCAGAACAGC GGCAACCATCTGTTCCACAACTAAcagtgttagagagagaaaaaaactctGCTGCCTTCAGATGTGCCTCAGAGGGAAACCCAAAACCAAGTCTAACGTGGTACGCAAACTATAGCAAATG GGATTCCTATAAACGTCTACAAGAAGCAGAAGGCTCAGGAAAGGAAAAAACAGTTATCATTCGTAATGCGTATAACAGCCccaataaaaacatacagtgcTGCGCCAGTAATTTGGAGGGAAACGCATGTGCCCAGATTTTTCATTACG AGCTTGGAAAGTCTTTACCACAAACAGAAGCTCCTTTGATTCTGGTGAACCCTGGACAGTCGCTTGCTCTCCGATGTAGATGTAGAAAAGAAGGTGCAAATAAAGGCCGTATCTCATGGTACTTCAACGATACAAAG CTCAGTGGAATAAGAACAACTGAAGAGAATGCAGTGCTTGAGTATTTTTCTATCGAATCAGTAAGTGTGCAAGACAGTGGAGAATATGTTTGCAAAAGTGAGGATGGACTAAAAAAAGCTATGCAGCTCCAAGTTCATG AGGGGGACTTCATTGAAATTCTGGACCTGAAGGAAAACATCAGGAttcaggagacagagagagcaacaTTCTGCTTTCAAGCCCAAGTGCGCTCTTACCCAAAGGTGCAGTGCCATTGGATTAAACCAAATGGAACCAAAGTACAGTGCCACGACGCACAAGAACTCTGGGGGAACAG CACGTTTAAACTGTGTAACCCAGACCCAGGCATCTATCAGATACAACTGAAAGCTGGTGGAAAGCTGGTCACAAAGAATATGTCCGTCTGTGTCACAA ACACTCCTAAGTTTAGTATACTCCAAGACTTTGTCCAAGTCACCTGCAAGGTCTACAGCTCACAACCTCTCAGCCTGTCCTGGAAGACCTGTCCATTAACGGCAAA GTGTACAGACTCTGCAATGTGGAAAGAGACAGACATAAGTCTACAAGAATATCCAGATTCAGACCAGTTCTGCCAGAAGAAAATCAACATCTCTAAAGCCTACAGTGAACTGAAGGGCCACTCAGTGAAGTGCTGTCTCACAAATTTGAACGGCTTCCACTGCAGTGATGAAATCCTAGTGAAAGCAC CCTTCATGGACCTCAGGGAATATATAGTGATTTGTTCTGTGCTTGTCTTTGTTATGCTGGTCATCTTCATCATGCTGGTCCATTTCATCCACAAGAAG AAACCAGGGTATAAACCTCAGCTGCAGATGATTCAAATGGTGGGACCGTCTGATAATGATTACATCTATATTGACTTCAGGGATTTTAAATATGACCAGAAACTGGAGTTTCCTCGCGAGAACCTGGAACTGG GGAAAGAGCTGGGATCTGGAGCTTTTGGGATGGTTGTGCAGGCTACAGCCTATGGCATCAGCAAACCAGGAGTGTCTATGCAGGTTGCAGTGAAAATGCTAAAAG ACAAGCACCAGGCAGTGGAGAAAGAAGCCCTGATGTCGGAACTGAAGATGCTGTCGCATATTGGGCATCATGCCAACATTGTGAACCTGATGGGGGCATGCACTGGCTCAG GTCCCATTTACTTGATCTTTCAATACTGCTGTCATGGAGACCTCCTGAACTAcctgaaaaacaaaagagagCATTTCTACAAGTATCTGGCAGATGCTTTTGACAAAGAAAGATTCAGCAGCCTCTACCAGAACTTCCAGAGGAAGAGAAACTCCAG GATTGTTCAGTCGGAAGACAATTCATACATGCACATGGCCCCAGCGATGAAGGAACAAGATGCACTCATTTACACCACCATGGAATTAACTGAAG ATATATTTGAAAGTGAAGAAGAGGACCTGCCGACTATCACCTACGGTGACCTACTGAGTTTCTCATATCAAGTTGCTAAGGGCATGGAATTCCTTTCCTCCAAAAAT TGCATTCACAGAGATCTGGCAGCTAGAAATATTTTAGTGACCTGTGGCAGACTGGTAAAAATTGGTGACTTTGGTCTCGCTCGAGATATTGAAAATGACTCCAACTACGTGGTGAGAGGAAAT gCACGTTTACCAGTCAAATGGATGGCACCTGAGAGTATTTTCAAAGGCATGTACACCATGCAGAGTGACGTCTGGGCCTACGGCATCCTGCTTTGGGAGATATTCTCTCTGG GTGTGACTCCATATCCTGGTATAAAAGTGGATAACAACTTCTATGCAATGATTGAGAGAGGATTCCAGATGGAGAGACCCTTTTACGCCTCTGAGTCTGT GTACAAGGTGATGAGCCAATGTTGGTGTCTGGATCCTAGAGACCGCCCCTCATTCTCCAAACTGGTGGCTTTTATGGAATACCAGCTGAATGATGTTGAAGAACAG CTCTACTTCAATGTTGGAGGGAAGCAAAATGGTGATTCCATATACAAGAACACTCCTGTGAGTTTGGAACTCACTGAATTGGCAAAAGACGACAACACCTGTCAGATGGACTCATACTACAAAGCTGAAGCAACTGAAGAGGATCCACTCACAGAAAAGGAAACAGAGGAAACAGAGACTTTCATTTAA
- the urad gene encoding 2-oxo-4-hydroxy-4-carboxy-5-ureidoimidazoline decarboxylase — protein sequence MDISTVNALTYEEFMEIFGNIVEKCPLIPAAIWSQRPFKGVSEIETRIFDFIDCLPESGREGILRCHPDLSLPAVSLTRDSVDEQRAAGLGSDERAMLLELCARYRQRFGFPFVICARAHTVDSIRRELRDRLNRERAQELEQGVEEVKKICSLRLRQILQTNSEHGTCVNKL from the exons ATGGACATCAGCACTGTGAATGCTCTTACATACGAAGAATTTATGGAAATATTTGGCAACATAGTGGAGAAATGTCCCCTTATCCCAGCTGCTATATGGTCACAGCGTCCATTTAAAGGTGTCTCGGAGATTGAGACTCGAATATTTGACTTCATTGACTGTCTGCCAGAGTCAG gtagaGAGGGTATACTCCGGTGTCACCCGGATCTCTCTCTCCCAGCTGTGTCTCTGACTCGTGACTCTGTGGACGAGCAGCGCGCGGCCGGTTTGGGCTCCGACGAGCGCGCGATGCTGCTGGAGCTTTGCGCGCGCTACAGGCAGCGCTTCGGCTTCCCGTTCGTGATCTGTGCTCGCGCGCACACCGTGGACTCCATCAGGCGCGAGCTGCGGGATAGGTTGAACAGGGAGCGCGCGCAGGAGCTGGAGCAAGGCGTGGAGGAAGTGAAAAAGATCTGCTCACTGCGCCTGCGCCAAATACTACAGACAAACTCTGAGCACGGGACTTGCGTcaataaactataa